From the Roseibium sp. HPY-6 genome, one window contains:
- the secG gene encoding preprotein translocase subunit SecG has protein sequence METVVIVIHLMVVLALVLVVLLQRSEGGALGIGGGGGGGGGLMSSRGTANILTRATAVLAVAFFATSLALSLIAQNEDSPASILDAVPATTDGAPATGDGAPAGGSGGILDSLRQQSEPSGPQVPAAQ, from the coding sequence ATGGAAACCGTAGTCATCGTTATCCACCTGATGGTCGTGCTGGCCTTGGTGCTTGTTGTCCTCCTGCAGCGTTCTGAAGGCGGTGCCCTTGGCATCGGCGGCGGTGGCGGCGGCGGAGGCGGGCTTATGTCCAGCCGAGGCACGGCAAATATCCTGACGCGGGCAACGGCCGTCCTCGCGGTGGCTTTCTTTGCAACGTCGCTTGCGCTGAGCCTTATTGCGCAGAACGAAGACAGCCCGGCATCGATACTCGATGCTGTTCCGGCAACAACGGACGGCGCTCCGGCAACGGGCGATGGCGCTCCTGCCGGTGGCTCGGGTGGTATTCTGGACTCGTTGAGACAACAGAGCGAACCGTCCGGTCCGCAAGTGCCAGCGGCGCAGTAA
- the tpiA gene encoding triose-phosphate isomerase, with protein MSATIKPLVAGNWKMNGLRSSLAEFHKMKAGLSGDLAESVDTMICAPATLLSALSDVAKGSALAVGGQDCHAEKSGAHTGDVSAEMLGDAGAAAVIVGHSERRTDHGESDQDVHAKAEAAWRAGLLAIICVGETETERKAGQAIEIVKRQLSGSVPDGATAVNTVIAYEPVWAIGTGLTPTAQDVEEMHAAMRDVLTDRFGEAGAGMRLLYGGSVKPANAGELMAVEHVDGALVGGASLKAEDFLGILEAYSKD; from the coding sequence ATGAGCGCGACGATCAAGCCCCTTGTGGCCGGCAACTGGAAAATGAACGGGCTCAGATCCAGCCTCGCGGAGTTTCATAAAATGAAAGCCGGTTTGAGCGGTGACCTTGCCGAGAGTGTCGACACGATGATCTGTGCACCTGCGACGCTCCTTTCGGCGCTCTCCGATGTTGCGAAGGGCAGCGCGCTTGCGGTGGGTGGGCAGGATTGTCACGCCGAAAAATCGGGTGCACATACAGGTGATGTTTCAGCCGAGATGCTTGGCGACGCTGGTGCGGCGGCCGTTATAGTCGGTCACTCCGAGCGCCGGACCGATCACGGCGAAAGCGATCAAGATGTGCATGCAAAGGCAGAAGCGGCTTGGCGTGCGGGCCTCCTGGCAATCATTTGTGTTGGCGAAACGGAAACAGAACGCAAAGCGGGACAGGCGATCGAAATCGTCAAACGTCAGCTCAGCGGGTCCGTACCCGATGGCGCGACCGCGGTAAACACCGTGATCGCTTACGAGCCGGTCTGGGCGATCGGGACTGGTCTGACGCCGACTGCGCAGGACGTTGAGGAAATGCACGCTGCCATGCGTGATGTTCTGACAGATCGATTTGGAGAGGCCGGAGCGGGGATGCGTCTGCTTTATGGTGGCTCGGTAAAGCCGGCTAATGCAGGCGAACTGATGGCAGTAGAGCACGTGGATGGGGCTCTTGTGGGTGGTGCAAGCCTCAAAGCTGAGGACTTCCTGGGTATTCTGGAAGCCTATTCGAAGGACTAG
- a CDS encoding SurA N-terminal domain-containing protein, giving the protein MLDALRKGAGTWLAKLFIALLIFSFAIWGVTDFLQGFGQNTAAKVGDTEVTMADFDRTYRQDLNRLAQQFGRALTGEEGAALGIPQQALGRLIAEAALNNTAQGLKLGVTDQRLATLIQADPAFRGLNGRYDRSRLDQVLRANGYQEDEYVVQRRRTAERNQLAEGIAGSLSAPLSYLEALSAYQGETRSADYVLLTDDTIGEIDEPSLPALNTYFEENKANFRAPEFREIKYLALTPETLARPEDIAEEDALSEYEQRAEQYSQPERRRIRQMSFPSSEAAEEAAAELAGGKTFDELMEDRGLSNNDVTLGEMAKADFLDETLGDVAFTLDQGASSGAVDGRFSTVILNVEEILPESTKPFDEVKEEITRDLAAEQAEREILDLLDEVEDARAGGALLEEIGERFSIPVESVEAFDQSGKSASGADVSLPDAQGLVAGTFESDVGVENDVLQFGSQGFLWYEVDQVIPERDRTLDEARDDVVAAWKASEFASRLSDKATELLNRLENGTPLDSVANEEQLEVRSVENLARTAPSGDFSQDAISALFSGPVGTNAITPSADGNGRLVLTVTSVSVPDFDAASPSIDALNQQLSQQMRDSLVGQFITDRENEAGVEINQAGIAQVIGLTQH; this is encoded by the coding sequence ATGCTTGACGCGCTGCGCAAAGGCGCTGGTACCTGGCTTGCCAAGCTGTTCATCGCATTGCTGATTTTTAGCTTCGCCATCTGGGGCGTAACGGATTTCCTTCAAGGATTCGGTCAGAACACGGCGGCTAAAGTCGGTGACACGGAAGTCACGATGGCCGACTTCGACAGAACCTATCGCCAGGACCTGAACCGGCTTGCGCAACAATTCGGCCGGGCGCTAACTGGAGAAGAAGGTGCTGCACTCGGCATTCCACAGCAGGCTCTCGGAAGATTGATCGCGGAGGCGGCGCTGAACAACACCGCCCAGGGCCTCAAGCTTGGGGTTACAGATCAGCGTCTCGCGACGCTTATTCAGGCCGACCCGGCCTTCAGAGGATTAAACGGACGATATGACCGCAGTCGCCTCGACCAGGTCCTGCGGGCGAATGGGTATCAGGAGGACGAATATGTCGTGCAACGCCGCCGCACTGCCGAGAGAAATCAGCTCGCCGAAGGTATTGCGGGAAGCCTGTCTGCGCCGCTCAGCTATCTGGAGGCATTGTCTGCCTACCAGGGAGAAACCCGCAGTGCAGACTATGTTCTTCTGACGGACGACACGATCGGCGAGATTGATGAGCCCTCGCTTCCCGCACTCAATACGTATTTTGAAGAGAACAAGGCCAACTTCAGAGCGCCTGAGTTCAGGGAAATCAAATATCTCGCGCTGACACCGGAGACTTTGGCGCGCCCGGAAGACATTGCGGAGGAAGACGCCCTTTCCGAGTATGAACAAAGGGCAGAACAGTATTCGCAGCCCGAACGGCGCAGAATACGGCAAATGTCATTCCCTTCGAGCGAAGCGGCAGAAGAAGCCGCCGCTGAGCTCGCCGGTGGCAAAACGTTCGACGAACTCATGGAAGACCGGGGACTGAGCAATAATGACGTGACCCTTGGTGAGATGGCCAAAGCCGACTTCCTGGATGAGACGCTTGGAGATGTTGCCTTTACGCTCGATCAGGGCGCTTCGAGCGGGGCTGTGGACGGACGGTTCTCGACCGTTATCCTGAACGTTGAGGAAATCCTGCCGGAAAGCACGAAACCGTTTGATGAAGTCAAGGAAGAGATCACCCGTGATCTTGCCGCGGAACAGGCCGAGCGGGAAATTCTGGATCTGCTCGACGAGGTGGAAGACGCGCGTGCCGGCGGTGCTTTGCTGGAAGAAATCGGCGAAAGATTCTCGATCCCGGTAGAATCGGTTGAGGCGTTCGACCAGTCCGGAAAGTCAGCTTCCGGCGCCGACGTTTCGCTCCCCGATGCGCAAGGGCTTGTGGCTGGAACGTTCGAGAGCGACGTAGGCGTTGAAAACGACGTACTTCAATTCGGCTCCCAGGGCTTCCTTTGGTACGAGGTCGATCAGGTCATTCCGGAGCGCGACCGTACGCTGGACGAGGCTCGAGACGACGTCGTCGCGGCGTGGAAAGCCTCCGAGTTTGCGAGTCGCCTGAGCGACAAGGCGACCGAACTCCTGAACAGACTTGAGAACGGTACGCCGCTTGATTCTGTTGCGAACGAAGAACAGCTTGAAGTGAGGAGCGTCGAAAACCTAGCCCGAACCGCACCGTCAGGTGACTTCAGTCAGGACGCCATTTCCGCACTTTTCAGTGGGCCTGTCGGCACCAACGCAATCACACCCTCGGCTGACGGCAATGGCAGACTGGTTCTGACTGTTACGTCTGTTTCCGTGCCGGACTTTGATGCCGCCTCTCCTTCGATCGATGCGCTCAATCAACAGCTGTCACAGCAAATGCGGGACTCTCTCGTCGGACAGTTCATCACAGACCGGGAAAACGAAGCCGGTGTTGAGATCAACCAGGCCGGAATCGCCCAGGTGATCGGATTGACGCAACACTGA
- the trpD gene encoding anthranilate phosphoribosyltransferase gives MSTSSFKDLIAKVADGHALSPDEAREAFEVILSGSATPSQLGGFLMALRVRGESISEVAGAVATMRSKMLTVDAPDDAIDIVGTGGDSSGSYNISTCTAIVVAGCGVPVAKHGNRSLSSKSGAAEALSELGVNIDIAPAKISECIEKAGIGFMFAPLHHAAMKHVGPTRMELGTRTIFNLLGPLSNPAGVKRQMVGVFAHKWVDPVAKALKELGTEKAWIVHGSDGMDEITTTGPTFVSELRDDEVRSFEISPDDAGLPHADASALKGGLPAENARALREVLAGAKNAYRDIVLFNSAASLVVADKVSNLKDGVELAAASIDNGSAADTLEKLVAASNG, from the coding sequence ATGAGCACAAGCTCTTTCAAAGACTTAATAGCCAAAGTCGCCGATGGTCATGCCCTGAGCCCTGATGAGGCACGAGAGGCTTTTGAAGTCATCTTGTCGGGATCAGCGACGCCTTCCCAGTTGGGCGGCTTCCTGATGGCTTTGCGCGTGCGTGGCGAGAGCATTTCTGAAGTGGCCGGCGCCGTTGCGACGATGCGATCGAAAATGCTGACTGTCGACGCGCCCGATGATGCGATCGATATTGTGGGAACCGGTGGTGACAGCTCGGGCAGCTATAATATCTCGACCTGCACGGCAATTGTGGTGGCCGGATGTGGTGTTCCTGTTGCGAAACACGGCAACAGATCGCTGTCTTCCAAGTCGGGTGCAGCAGAAGCGTTGTCAGAGCTGGGTGTCAACATAGACATCGCACCGGCCAAAATTTCCGAGTGCATTGAAAAAGCGGGCATCGGTTTCATGTTTGCACCGCTGCACCATGCAGCCATGAAGCATGTCGGGCCAACCCGAATGGAGCTCGGAACGCGCACCATATTCAACCTTCTCGGACCTCTTTCGAACCCCGCCGGTGTCAAACGGCAGATGGTTGGAGTCTTTGCCCACAAATGGGTGGACCCGGTGGCAAAAGCGCTGAAGGAACTGGGGACAGAAAAGGCCTGGATCGTGCATGGATCCGATGGAATGGATGAAATCACAACGACAGGACCAACATTTGTCAGCGAGCTACGGGACGATGAGGTCAGATCGTTTGAAATATCGCCAGACGATGCTGGTCTGCCTCATGCTGATGCAAGCGCCTTGAAGGGCGGATTGCCGGCTGAAAACGCAAGAGCCCTTCGAGAGGTTCTTGCAGGCGCAAAGAACGCTTACCGTGATATCGTCCTGTTCAACTCTGCGGCCTCTCTGGTGGTCGCGGACAAGGTCTCAAACCTCAAGGATGGTGTGGAACTTGCGGCCGCGAGCATCGACAACGGCTCGGCGGCCGACACGCTGGAGAAACTGGTCGCGGCTTCGAACGGATAA